The Raphanus sativus cultivar WK10039 chromosome 2, ASM80110v3, whole genome shotgun sequence genome includes a region encoding these proteins:
- the LOC108843536 gene encoding protein CHUP1, chloroplastic, giving the protein MVAGKVRVTMGFHKSPSTKPKDIPPPPPPPLKPPSGSAGKPSNPGSNQKQGFTRSFGVYFPRSSAQVHNASSRSDQNAVVSELRRQVENLREREALLKTEVLELKLLRESVSVIPLLESQIAEKNGELEDSRRETARLAEENERLRREVEKSERREKEMEAELRKLVTSEDHALSVSQRFQGLMDASAKSSLIRSLKRVGSMKNVPDTIPDQEESSDKRDEIENHSMSNNTEELITESSLSAVRSRVPRVPKPPPKRSFSSNGSDNPPPRRTNPPPPPPPPPPPAFIKPPPPPPPSVSKATPPPPPPPPPKSLNIASAKVRRVPEVVEFYHSLMRRDSTSSRRDSTGAAEPVLASSNARDMIGEIENRSVYLLAIKTDVETQGDFIRFLIKEVENAAFSDIEDVVPFVKWLDDELSYLVDERAVLKHFEWPEQKADALREAAFCYFDLKKLITEASRFREDPRQPSGSALKKMQALFEKLEHGVYSLSRMKESAASKFKSFQIPVDWMLETGITSQIKLASVKLAMKYMKRVSAELEAIGGGGPEEEELIVQGVRFAFRVHQFAGGFDAETMRAFQELRDKARSCHIQCQSQTHQHKLVFRSTPC; this is encoded by the exons atggTGGCTGGTAAGGTCCGTGTAACCATGGGTTTTCACAAGTCTCCTTCAACTAAACCGAAAGACATACCACCTCCGCCTCCTCCCCCGCTTAAACCGCCTTCCGGTTCAGCTGGTAAACCGTCGAATCCCGGTTCTAATCAGAAACAAGGTTTCACCCGCTCCTTCGGCGTTTACTTCCCACGCTCTTCCGCTCAAGTACACAACGCCTCTTCCCGGTCCGACCAAAATGCAGTCGTTTCGGAGCTCCGCCGTCAGGTGGAGAACCTCCGCGAGAGAGAAGCTCTGCTGAAGACTGAAGTCCTTGAGCTCAAGCTCCTCAGAGAATCCGTTTCCGTCATCCCGCTGCTCGAGTCCCAGATCGCGGAGAAGAACGGCGAGCTCGAGGATTCGAGGAGAGAGACGGCGAGATTAGCGGAGGAGAACGAGAGACTACGGCGAGAGGTTGAAAAGAGCGAGAGGAgggagaaggagatggaggcGGAGCTTCGGAAACTCGTCACGAGTGAAGACCACGCGCTATCGGTTTCTCAGAGGTTTCAGGGTTTAATGGACGCGTCGGCGAAATCGAGTTTAATCAGGAGCTTGAAACGGGTCGGGTCAATGAAGAACGTACCCGACACGATACCGGACCAAGAGGAGAGCAGCGACAAGAGAGACGAGATCGAGAACCATTCCATGAGTAACAACACTGAGGAGCTCATCACTGAGTCATCTCTCTCAGccgttagatctagggttcctAGAGTCCCCAAACCCCCGCCTAAACGGTCTTTTTCATCCAACGGCTCAGATAATCCGCCACCGCGGAGAACCAatccacctcctccaccacctcctccgcCTCCGCCGGCATTTATTAAACcgccaccacctcctcctccgtcTGTCTCCAAAGCCACACCTCCGcctccaccaccgccaccgCCGAAGAGTTTAAACATAGCGTCGGCGAAAGTAAGAAGAGTTCCCGAAGTAGTGGAGTTTTATCACTCGTTGATGCGAAGAGACTCCACAAGCTCGAGAAGAGATTCCACCGGCGCCGCGGAGCCGGTACTCGCTAGCTCGAACGCCAGAGACATGATCGGAGAAATCGAAAACCGATCGGTTTATCTACTAGCG ATAAAAACCGACGTGGAAACGCAAGGAGACTTCATAAGGTTCTTGATAAAGGAAGTCGAAAACGCGGCGTTTTCCGACATAGAAGACGTGGTCCCTTTCGTCAAATGGCTCGACGACGAGCTCTCGTACCTGGTCGACGAGAGAGCAGTGCTGAAACACTTCGAATGGCCGGAGCAAAAAGCAGACGCTTTACGTGAAGCAGCGTTTTGTTATTTCGATCTGAAGAAACTCATAACGGAAGCTTCTCGTTTCCGGGAAGACCCTCGTCAACCCTCAGGCTCTGCTCTTAAGAAAATGCAAGCTCTTTTcgaaaa GTTAGAGCATGGTGTTTATAGTCTGTCGAGGATGAAAGAATCAGCAGCCTCAAAGTTCAAGAGTTTCCAGATTCCGGTTGATTGGATGCTCGAAACAGGCATTACTAGTCAG ATTAAATTGGCGTCTGTGAAACTAGCAATGAAGTATATGAAGAGAGTATCTGCAGAGCTCGAAGCCATTGGAGGCGGTGGCCCTGAAGAGGAAGAACTTATTGTTCAAGGGGTTCGATTTGCATTCAGAGTTCATCAG tTCGCAGGAGGATTTGATGCAGAGACAATGAGGGCGTTTCAAGAGCTAAGAGATAAAGCGAGATCATGTCATATTCAATGTCAAAGCCAAACACATCAACATAAGCTTGTTTTTCGATCTACCCCTTGTTGA